A window of the Tiliqua scincoides isolate rTilSci1 chromosome 5, rTilSci1.hap2, whole genome shotgun sequence genome harbors these coding sequences:
- the LOC136651200 gene encoding vomeronasal type-2 receptor 26-like produces MEVLFSRLQSPLNYNCEKKDKLRAIIGGLTPYNSRQMPQILNLYKIPQLSYGSIDPALSDKTQFPSLYRMIPNEKAQYVGIVQLLRHFGWTWVGLIVSDDDSGETFGRILKPRPGTEDCTGEEKLSSLPKSIFEMKMSGQSYGIYNAVYAVAHALHAMESSKSKQKLKGDGGTWDLQNVQRWQMLPQSTCVESCLPGHSRIVRQGAQVCCYDCAQCSEDSISVQTDAEECHKCPEDHHPNRKQDQCIPKRITYLSCQEPLGITLISLALFFSAVTGIVMWVFIQHHDTPIVKANNWSITCALLCSLLLCFLCSFLFIGQPGRLTCLLRQSVFGIIFSIAVSCVLAKTLTVVVAFMATKPGNRMRKWVGKRLAVSVIILSSLTQSAICAVWLTTSPPFPESDMRSQPTQIIVQCNEGAPTMFYTVLGYMGFLAIISFAAAFFARKLPDTFNEAKLITFSMLVFCSVWVSFIPAYLSTKGKYMVAVEIFSILASSAGLLGCIFIPKVYIIVLRPELNTKEQLVRKK; encoded by the exons atggaagttcttttctcaaGACTTCAGAGTCCTCTCAATTACAACTGTGAGAAGAAAGACAAGCTAAGGGCCATTATTGGAGGGCTCACCCCTTATAACTCCAGGCAGATGCCTCAGATCTTAAATCTCTACAAGATACCTCAG CTCAGTTACGGCTCCATTGATCCAGCCTTaagtgacaaaactcagttcccctccttataccggatgatcccaaatgaaaaggctcagtacgttgggattgtgcagctgcttcggcatttcggatggacctgggttggcctcattgtctcagatgaCGACAGTGGAGAGACCTTTGGGCGGATCCTCAAGcccag ACCAGGAACAGAAgattgcactggggaggagaaattGAGCAGCCTGCCCAAGTCcatctttgaaatgaaaatgtctgggcagagctatggtatctacaatgctgtttatgctgtagcgcatgctctccatgccatggagtcATCAAAGTCCAAACAGAAACTGAAGGGGGATGGAGGCACATGGGATCTTCAGAATGTCCAGCGGTGGCAG ATGcttccacagtccacatgtgTGGAGAGTTGCcttcctggacacagcaggattgttcgtcagggtgctcaggtgtgttgctatgactgcgctcagtgctctgaagacagcatctcggtccagacag atgcagaagaatgccacaagtgcccagaagatcaccacccaaacaggaagcaggatcagtgcatccctaaaagAATAACTTACTTGTCAtgtcaagagcccttgggaattacattgatttccttggctctcttcttttctgcagtcactggaatagtgatgtgggtcttcattcaacaccacgatactcccatagtcaaggccaacaactggagcatcacctgtgccctcctctgctctctgctgctttgcttcctctgctcctttctgttcattggccagcctgggaggttgacctgccttctccgccaaagcgtgtttggcatcatcttctccattgctgtttcctgtgtgttggccaaaaccctcaccgtggtggtggccttcatggccaccaagccaggaaacaggatgaggaaatgggtagggaagaggctggcagtgtcagtcatcatactctcttctctgactcagagtgccatctgtgcagtgtggctgaccacgtctccccccttcccagaatcagacatgcgttctcagcccactcaaatcatagtgcaatgcaacgaaggtgcacccaccatgttctacactgtgcttggctacatgggctttctggccatcatcagctttgccgcggctttctttgccagaaaactgcctgatactttcaatgaagccaagctgatcaccttcagcatgctggtgttttgcagtgtctgggtatcatttatcccggcctacttgagcaccaaggggaaatacatggtggctgtggagatcttctccatcttggcctccagtgctggattgctgggttgcatcttcatccctaaagtctacattattgtactgaggcctgagttgaacaccaaagagcagctagtaaggaaaaagtaA